The following are from one region of the Ananas comosus cultivar F153 linkage group 20, ASM154086v1, whole genome shotgun sequence genome:
- the LOC109725628 gene encoding serine/arginine-rich splicing factor RSZ21-like, giving the protein MSRVYVGNLDSRVSERDLEDEFRVYGVLRSVWVARRPPGYAFVEFDDRRDALDAIRELDGKNGWRVELSHNSKDGGRGGRSRGGGGGGGGGGDMKCYECGEPGHFARECRLRIGPGGMGSGRRRSPSPRYRRSPSYGRRSYSPRDKKSPRRRSYSPRRGRSDSRSPPYRRDSPYANGDRRRSRS; this is encoded by the exons ATGTCTCGAGTTTATGTTGGCAACTTGGATTCACGTGTCTCGGAGCGAGATCTGGAAGATGAGTTCCGAGTGTATGGCGTTCTTCGCAG TGTATGGGTTGCTCGAAGGCCTCCTGGTTATGCATTTGTTGAATTTGACGATCGAAGGGATGCATTAGATGCCATTCGTGAATTGGATG GTAAGAATGGTTGGCGTGTGGAGCTTTCTCACAACTCAAAGGATGGCGGGCGAGGTGGACGTTCtcggggtgggggtgggggtgggggtggaggTGGAGACATGAAGTGTTACGAATGTGGCGAGCCAGGTCATTTTGCTCGTGAGTGCCGACTGCGGATTGGTCCTGGAGGTATGGGAAGTGGACGGCGTCGAAGCCCCAGCCCGAGGTATCGAAGAAGCCCTAGTTACGGTCGCAG GAGCTATAGTCCACGGGATAAAAAGTCACCTCGCCGCCGCAGCTATTCTCCTCGCCGTGGTCGTAGCGACAGCCGGTCACCACCTTATCGCCGTGACTCTCCTTATGCTAATGG GGATCGTCGTCGGAGCCGGAGCTGA